Proteins encoded in a region of the Mycolicibacterium chitae genome:
- a CDS encoding alpha/beta fold hydrolase — protein MTTKSSRSGYLPINGLHLYYEVYGELGTSTPPLLLIPGAFMATDSMTAWVAAFEASRPVIIFDQQGHGRTADTARAMSYEQFADDAAALLRALEVPRADVMGYSQGGGVALQLAVRHPAMVSKLVSMSATFRQDGWHPSVYESIASMGADAWSGTPVEQAFLEHTPDPAAFGAYLEKMKVLNIDDQHISDEEMRSIPAKTMVIIGDADGVRLEHALAMFELRGGGDVDAAATGMLRRSPPARLVVLPAISHIGLAGESEVLAPMVTAFLDDVAPTTPELF, from the coding sequence GTGACAACGAAGTCCTCGAGGAGTGGGTACCTGCCGATCAACGGACTCCACCTGTACTACGAGGTGTACGGAGAACTGGGGACATCGACGCCGCCCCTGCTGTTGATTCCCGGCGCGTTCATGGCGACCGACTCGATGACGGCGTGGGTGGCGGCTTTCGAGGCATCGCGGCCTGTGATCATCTTCGATCAGCAGGGCCACGGCCGCACTGCGGATACCGCCCGTGCGATGTCCTACGAGCAGTTCGCCGACGACGCTGCGGCGCTGTTACGCGCACTGGAGGTGCCGCGCGCCGACGTGATGGGGTATTCGCAGGGCGGCGGGGTGGCACTGCAACTCGCTGTTCGGCACCCGGCGATGGTGAGCAAGTTGGTCTCGATGTCGGCGACCTTTCGTCAAGACGGCTGGCATCCCTCGGTTTACGAGTCCATCGCGAGCATGGGCGCCGATGCGTGGTCGGGCACCCCGGTCGAACAGGCATTCTTGGAGCACACGCCCGATCCCGCGGCGTTTGGCGCCTACCTCGAAAAGATGAAGGTGCTCAACATCGACGACCAGCACATCAGCGACGAGGAGATGCGGTCCATCCCGGCGAAGACCATGGTGATAATCGGCGACGCCGACGGCGTTCGTCTCGAGCACGCGCTGGCCATGTTCGAACTGCGCGGTGGCGGTGATGTGGACGCGGCCGCCACCGGCATGCTGCGCCGGTCCCCGCCCGCACGGTTGGTGGTGCTGCCGGCCATTTCCCACATCGGCCTGGCGGGGGAGTCCGAGGTCCTGGCCCCCATGGTCACTGCGTTTCTCGACGACGTGGCACCGACGACCCCGGAATTGTTCTGA
- the bla gene encoding class A beta-lactamase yields the protein MTTHLTRRQALIGLAAAAALVGCRQAGAVPLPQPTGPLDLAGLEDRYGARIGMTAVDLASGKSLAHRADQRFAMCSTFKTYAAARVLQLTEQGRLHLDTQTPITESDIVTHAPVTGTKVGQSMSLADLCAAALMESDNTAGNLLLRAIGGPPAITEFARSVGDDRTRLDRWETELNSALPGDPRDTTTPGALALGYREVLTGTALAEASREQLLAWMKANITSDKRFRAGLPAGWTSADKTGGGDYGTTNDAGLLLGPKGQRIVLVVLTRSLDDQPEAGPYNEAIAETVRRTLDALGHR from the coding sequence ATGACCACACACCTGACTCGCCGCCAAGCCCTGATCGGGCTCGCGGCCGCCGCGGCGTTGGTGGGCTGTCGCCAGGCAGGCGCCGTTCCGCTCCCCCAGCCCACCGGACCGCTGGACCTCGCCGGCCTCGAGGATCGGTACGGGGCCCGCATCGGCATGACCGCCGTCGACCTCGCCTCCGGGAAATCGTTGGCGCACCGGGCCGATCAACGGTTCGCCATGTGCTCGACGTTCAAGACCTACGCCGCAGCCCGCGTGTTGCAGCTGACCGAACAGGGCCGACTGCACCTCGACACGCAGACACCGATCACCGAGTCCGACATCGTCACCCACGCCCCGGTGACCGGAACCAAGGTCGGGCAGTCGATGTCGCTGGCCGACCTGTGCGCGGCGGCGCTGATGGAATCCGACAACACCGCGGGCAATCTGCTGCTGCGGGCCATCGGCGGACCGCCGGCGATCACCGAGTTCGCGCGCAGCGTCGGCGATGACCGCACCCGGCTGGACCGGTGGGAAACCGAACTCAACTCGGCGCTGCCCGGGGATCCTCGCGACACGACCACCCCGGGCGCCCTGGCGCTCGGCTACCGCGAAGTGCTGACCGGCACCGCCCTTGCCGAGGCCTCCCGCGAACAACTGCTGGCCTGGATGAAGGCGAACATCACCTCGGACAAGCGATTTCGGGCCGGGCTGCCCGCGGGCTGGACGAGCGCCGACAAGACCGGGGGTGGCGACTACGGCACCACCAACGACGCCGGACTGCTCCTCGGCCCGAAGGGGCAGCGAATCGTCCTGGTGGTGCTGACCCGCTCCCTCGACGATCAGCCCGAGGCCGGGCCCTACAACGAGGCGATCGCGGAGACGGTTCGGCGCACGCTGGACGCCCTCGGGCATCGATAG
- a CDS encoding LysR family transcriptional regulator, producing MDLIRHLRYFVAVAEHRHFGKAADSLGMTQPPISQGLRRLENHLGLQLVERGPAGATLTEAGAALLPRARLIVDDSTRLLSEAAQLFGGLQGVRWGAIPQLDDEILARCVRALRGASDSAEVPVATVTKGTAALLADLRRGDLDIAVVAHPAVIAELSAGPVLTLDRKVVLPIGSRAAEAKNPRAQMLRGLALACAPRGDNPPAHDVLLDALRRRGLDPAVHPASTHREVSAAVAAGQCFGVATTTAAVHAGTVHRRMLVEDVALRVRIVAAPGRDLAELIYALDRELLRVGP from the coding sequence GTGGATTTGATCCGGCATCTGCGGTACTTCGTGGCGGTGGCCGAGCATCGCCATTTCGGCAAGGCGGCCGACAGTCTCGGCATGACGCAGCCGCCGATCTCGCAGGGCTTGCGGCGCCTGGAGAACCACCTCGGGCTGCAGCTCGTCGAGCGCGGACCGGCCGGGGCCACGCTGACCGAGGCCGGTGCCGCGCTGCTGCCACGGGCACGGTTGATCGTCGACGACTCGACCCGGCTGCTGTCCGAGGCCGCGCAGCTCTTCGGTGGACTGCAGGGGGTGCGCTGGGGTGCGATCCCGCAGCTCGACGACGAGATCCTGGCGCGGTGCGTACGCGCGCTGCGGGGCGCGTCGGACTCGGCCGAGGTGCCGGTGGCGACCGTGACCAAGGGCACCGCGGCGCTGCTGGCCGATCTGCGCCGCGGCGACCTCGACATCGCGGTGGTGGCGCACCCCGCGGTGATCGCCGAGCTGAGCGCCGGACCGGTGCTCACCTTGGATCGAAAAGTGGTTCTGCCCATCGGTAGTCGTGCCGCGGAGGCGAAGAATCCGCGGGCGCAGATGCTGCGCGGGCTGGCGCTGGCCTGCGCGCCGCGCGGGGACAACCCGCCCGCCCATGATGTGCTGCTGGATGCCCTGCGGCGGCGCGGCCTCGACCCGGCGGTGCACCCGGCCTCGACCCATCGCGAGGTCAGTGCCGCGGTCGCGGCGGGGCAGTGCTTCGGCGTGGCGACGACGACGGCGGCGGTCCACGCCGGGACCGTGCACCGTCGCATGCTGGTCGAGGACGTGGCCCTGCGGGTGCGCATCGTTGCCGCTCCCGGCCGCGACCTCGCGGAGCTGATCTACGCGCTGGATCGGGAACTGTTGCGGGTCGGGCCATGA
- a CDS encoding serine hydrolase has translation MTEVVDRINDVFVDAGCQGWLRAQPIGRDAPVVDVGGTEPVVAASVYKVIVLVALARAFDAGQLDPRASVRVVPADCTPGPTGLSLFSDPVTLSWWDLARLMITLSDNAASDVILGALGLAAVEAVIEDLGLTCTRVVGGTAALQRQIIHDSGALTLPEAVGLLASNNTIHDSAAFDPAYTTATSGADIIAVLNGIWTGTVATPDTCSTMRAILAQQIWPHRIRSGFPFADVMVAGKTGTIGPIRNEAAVVEMPGETPIAVAVFTRAARSDVFLPVVDAAIGRAAHLAVTELRAWLD, from the coding sequence ATGACCGAGGTGGTCGACCGGATCAACGACGTCTTCGTCGACGCCGGCTGCCAGGGCTGGCTGCGGGCCCAGCCGATCGGGCGGGACGCTCCGGTGGTCGACGTCGGCGGGACGGAACCGGTGGTGGCCGCCTCGGTGTACAAGGTGATCGTGCTGGTGGCGCTGGCACGGGCCTTCGATGCCGGTCAGCTCGACCCCCGTGCCAGCGTCCGGGTGGTGCCGGCGGACTGCACACCCGGGCCCACCGGGCTGAGCCTGTTCAGCGATCCGGTGACGCTGTCGTGGTGGGATCTGGCGCGGCTGATGATCACGCTGTCGGACAATGCCGCCTCGGACGTGATCCTCGGCGCCCTCGGCCTGGCGGCGGTCGAGGCCGTGATCGAGGATCTCGGCCTCACCTGCACCCGAGTCGTCGGGGGCACCGCGGCCCTGCAGCGGCAGATCATCCACGATTCGGGGGCGCTGACGCTGCCCGAGGCCGTCGGACTGTTGGCCAGCAACAACACCATTCACGACAGCGCCGCGTTCGATCCGGCCTACACGACCGCCACCAGCGGGGCGGACATCATCGCGGTGCTCAACGGGATCTGGACCGGCACGGTCGCCACCCCGGACACCTGTTCGACCATGAGAGCCATTTTGGCCCAACAGATCTGGCCGCACCGGATCCGCTCGGGGTTCCCGTTCGCCGATGTGATGGTCGCCGGCAAGACCGGGACAATCGGGCCCATCCGCAACGAGGCGGCCGTGGTGGAGATGCCCGGCGAGACGCCCATCGCGGTCGCGGTCTTCACTCGGGCCGCCCGCTCGGATGTCTTCCTACCCGTCGTGGACGCCGCGATCGGCCGCGCCGCCCATCTCGCGGTCACCGAACTGCGGGCCTGGCTGGATTGA
- a CDS encoding MarR family winged helix-turn-helix transcriptional regulator translates to MTSTADVAPVPDTVDRVRQEWSEACPHLDTSPIDVVGRVHRISSICNHRLDVSLERHGINRSEFTVLSALVRAGRPLRASEVVLTTMLSGASITKIADALVKRELVVRQKSERDGRVVLLAPTDAGRAIIDDQMPRRLADEQRLIAGLTDDERQTLAGLLRKVCAALGD, encoded by the coding sequence ATGACCAGCACCGCCGACGTGGCGCCCGTTCCCGACACCGTCGACCGCGTCCGTCAGGAGTGGTCCGAGGCGTGTCCGCACCTCGACACCTCCCCCATCGACGTGGTGGGCCGGGTGCATCGCATCTCCTCGATCTGCAATCATCGCCTCGACGTCAGCCTGGAGCGGCACGGCATCAACCGTTCGGAGTTCACCGTGCTCAGCGCGCTGGTGCGGGCGGGGCGACCGCTGCGCGCCAGCGAGGTCGTCCTGACCACCATGCTCAGTGGGGCCTCGATCACCAAGATCGCCGACGCCCTGGTCAAACGGGAGCTGGTGGTCCGGCAGAAGTCGGAGCGCGACGGACGCGTCGTCCTGCTGGCGCCGACCGACGCCGGGCGCGCCATCATCGACGATCAGATGCCGCGCCGGCTCGCCGACGAGCAACGCCTGATCGCCGGACTGACCGACGACGAGCGCCAGACACTGGCCGGGCTGCTGCGGAAAGTCTGTGCGGCCCTGGGCGATTGA
- a CDS encoding FUSC family protein yields MFASTLTRHLSHGFSALGHAVTPRGLRGVLDVDFGRAGLAVPLRVGVAVAVVFIIGGVTGQHAVAGFAALGALISAFCRPDPYPVRAGRLAVLGTGITASIGIGAVLGATGSNVFLVTAVVSVLAGAAAYLVWALHIVGPGAVVFVFGAAGAQVFAKDAGDVVLSVAVTAGGALIGMLAALAPWLYGLARDRFTRTHRVAESGVARREPIWVTLRRAPHRSLFARGVRITIAGALGAAIAMALGFEHPMWALMGAVAAMQGVGYHVTVHRGVQRLLGNVAGAVLAAILLALPLGYWGAVVAIVIFQILAEIASTVNYALCSVAVTPMALLLTSLGAGLAPAAAIDRVLDTAVGIVVGIVVAAVTITGVDAEAVARRPAQ; encoded by the coding sequence ATGTTCGCGTCTACTCTCACTCGCCACCTCAGCCACGGTTTCTCCGCGCTGGGGCATGCCGTCACGCCGCGCGGTCTGCGCGGCGTCCTCGATGTCGACTTCGGGCGGGCCGGTCTGGCCGTGCCGTTGCGGGTCGGTGTCGCGGTCGCGGTGGTGTTCATCATCGGTGGGGTGACGGGCCAGCACGCCGTGGCCGGATTCGCGGCGCTGGGCGCTCTGATCTCCGCGTTCTGCCGCCCGGACCCGTACCCGGTGCGCGCCGGCCGCCTTGCCGTCCTGGGGACGGGCATCACCGCGTCGATCGGCATCGGCGCGGTCCTGGGCGCCACCGGCAGCAACGTATTCCTCGTGACCGCGGTGGTTTCCGTCCTGGCCGGCGCCGCGGCGTACTTGGTGTGGGCGCTGCACATCGTCGGCCCCGGCGCGGTGGTGTTCGTGTTCGGCGCCGCGGGCGCGCAGGTCTTCGCCAAGGATGCCGGCGATGTGGTTCTTTCGGTCGCGGTGACGGCTGGGGGAGCGCTGATCGGCATGCTTGCCGCGCTGGCGCCGTGGTTGTACGGGTTGGCGCGCGACCGGTTCACCCGCACACACCGCGTGGCCGAGTCCGGCGTGGCCCGGCGGGAGCCGATCTGGGTCACCCTGCGCCGCGCCCCGCACCGGTCCCTGTTCGCGCGGGGTGTGCGCATCACCATCGCGGGGGCGCTGGGTGCGGCCATCGCGATGGCGCTGGGCTTCGAACATCCGATGTGGGCCCTCATGGGTGCCGTGGCCGCGATGCAGGGCGTCGGCTATCACGTCACGGTGCACCGCGGTGTGCAGCGGTTGCTCGGCAACGTCGCCGGCGCGGTCCTGGCCGCGATCCTGCTCGCCCTGCCGCTGGGGTACTGGGGCGCGGTCGTCGCCATCGTCATCTTCCAAATCCTCGCCGAGATCGCCTCGACGGTGAACTACGCGCTGTGCTCGGTGGCAGTGACGCCGATGGCGTTGTTGCTGACCAGCCTTGGTGCGGGCCTGGCGCCGGCGGCCGCCATCGACCGGGTGCTCGACACCGCGGTGGGAATCGTGGTGGGCATCGTCGTCGCCGCGGTGACGATCACCGGGGTCGACGCCGAGGCCGTGGCGCGCAGGCCCGCTCAGTAG
- a CDS encoding MBL fold metallo-hydrolase → MSVDSIPGIDELVPSRYAQQVGDIEVLVISDGVLPITASTLATNVEPNELAGWLGDNFLPPEVVDWPLNVVVVRSGERTILVDAGLGLEFPDFPRAGQTAHRLEAAGIDLAAVTDVVLTHLHMDHVGGLLTEGVKDRLRPDLRVHLAAAEAEFWTAPDFTDTTMPQPIPNVLRRVAAQFLDEYHGLLRTFETEYEVAPGVLLSRTGGHTPGHSIVRVASGGEALTFAGDAVFAPGFENPEWHNGFEHDPTESARVRVELLREVAASGESLVATHLPFPSVCRVATAGDAFRCVPTVWDY, encoded by the coding sequence ATGAGCGTGGACAGCATTCCCGGGATCGACGAGTTGGTGCCGTCGCGGTATGCACAACAGGTCGGGGACATCGAGGTGCTGGTGATCAGCGACGGAGTCTTGCCGATCACGGCCTCGACGTTGGCCACCAACGTCGAGCCGAACGAGCTGGCGGGCTGGCTCGGCGACAACTTCCTGCCGCCGGAGGTGGTCGACTGGCCGCTGAACGTCGTGGTGGTCCGCAGCGGAGAGCGCACGATCCTCGTCGACGCCGGGCTGGGACTGGAGTTCCCGGACTTCCCACGCGCCGGTCAGACCGCGCACCGGCTCGAGGCCGCCGGGATCGACCTCGCGGCGGTGACGGATGTGGTGCTCACCCACCTGCACATGGACCACGTCGGCGGGCTGCTCACCGAGGGTGTCAAGGACCGGCTGCGGCCGGACCTGCGGGTGCACCTCGCGGCCGCCGAGGCCGAGTTCTGGACGGCACCCGACTTCACCGACACCACCATGCCGCAGCCCATCCCGAACGTGCTTCGGCGCGTCGCGGCGCAGTTCCTGGACGAATACCACGGCCTGCTACGAACTTTCGAGACCGAGTACGAGGTGGCCCCGGGCGTGCTCCTCAGCCGCACCGGCGGCCACACCCCGGGTCACAGCATCGTGCGGGTGGCCTCCGGCGGCGAGGCGCTGACGTTCGCCGGTGACGCGGTGTTCGCCCCGGGGTTCGAGAATCCCGAGTGGCACAACGGTTTCGAGCACGATCCGACGGAGTCGGCACGCGTGCGAGTCGAGTTGCTGCGGGAGGTGGCGGCCTCCGGGGAGTCGTTGGTGGCCACGCACCTGCCGTTCCCGTCGGTCTGCCGGGTGGCCACCGCCGGCGACGCGTTCCGCTGCGTGCCGACGGTCTGGGACTACTGA
- a CDS encoding pyridoxamine 5'-phosphate oxidase family protein has product MADLSALTRKPDRGGDRRLLDEVFDHCQVATLATVVDDEPWSVPILVARVGDQLLLHGSTGAGALRHAATGAKVAVSAFLLDGLVIADRAFDHSANYRSAVVRGVCVTASADDAGSALDSFTDALLPGRSAECPPHTAKEIAQTLLLALAITEDNWIAKQRSGPPGPPENPGWTGVIPVAPSYGQPLEATPGPLPESVRRLLA; this is encoded by the coding sequence ATGGCCGACCTGAGTGCCCTGACGCGCAAGCCCGACCGCGGCGGTGACCGACGCCTGCTCGACGAGGTGTTCGACCACTGCCAGGTCGCCACGCTCGCGACCGTCGTCGACGACGAACCCTGGTCGGTACCGATTCTGGTGGCGCGCGTCGGCGACCAGCTTCTGCTGCACGGGTCGACGGGCGCGGGCGCGCTGCGCCACGCCGCGACCGGCGCCAAGGTGGCGGTCAGCGCGTTCCTGCTCGACGGCCTGGTGATCGCCGACCGGGCGTTCGACCATTCGGCGAACTACCGCTCGGCGGTGGTCCGAGGCGTCTGTGTGACCGCGAGCGCGGACGACGCAGGGTCCGCGCTCGACAGCTTCACCGATGCGCTGCTGCCCGGCCGGTCGGCGGAGTGCCCGCCCCACACCGCCAAGGAGATTGCGCAGACGCTGCTGCTCGCACTGGCCATCACCGAGGACAACTGGATCGCCAAGCAGCGCAGCGGTCCGCCCGGCCCGCCCGAGAACCCCGGGTGGACGGGAGTGATTCCCGTCGCACCCTCCTACGGTCAGCCGCTGGAGGCCACGCCGGGGCCGCTGCCGGAGTCGGTGCGGCGGTTGCTCGCCTGA
- a CDS encoding hemophore-related protein — translation MKTKFFVTTGVAAAAFLFGGAAVASAAPDVEAIVNSTCTYPQVSSALHATSPQVAAELEASPMAVSWIQNLLNSGPDERRAALNQIAGFPQLDGYTSVINSVAYSCQNY, via the coding sequence ATGAAGACCAAGTTTTTCGTCACGACCGGTGTTGCGGCCGCTGCGTTCCTGTTCGGCGGCGCGGCCGTCGCGTCGGCGGCGCCCGATGTGGAAGCCATCGTGAATTCGACGTGTACCTATCCGCAGGTCAGCAGCGCGCTGCACGCGACCTCGCCGCAGGTGGCCGCCGAACTCGAAGCCAGCCCCATGGCCGTCAGCTGGATCCAGAACCTGCTGAACTCCGGCCCGGACGAGCGGCGCGCGGCGCTCAACCAGATCGCCGGCTTCCCCCAGCTCGACGGCTACACCTCGGTGATCAACTCGGTGGCCTACAGCTGCCAGAACTACTGA
- a CDS encoding MOSC domain-containing protein produces the protein MGQILAVARDATHRFSKPTLDSITLLAGLGVEGDAHAGTTVKHRSRVRRDPTQPNLRQVHLIHAELFDYAAEHGYRVSPGDLGENVTTSGVDLLGLSRGTRLQLGDEAVVEVTGLRNPCNQINGLHDGLMQKFIEVDATGKTVRLAGVMSVVVAGGVVRRGDSVRVLPVDGAHVPLDVV, from the coding sequence GTGGGCCAGATCCTCGCCGTGGCGCGCGACGCCACGCACCGTTTCAGCAAACCGACTCTCGACAGCATCACGCTGCTCGCGGGACTCGGGGTCGAGGGCGACGCGCATGCGGGGACCACGGTGAAGCACCGTTCGCGGGTGCGCCGCGACCCCACCCAGCCCAACCTGCGTCAGGTGCACCTGATCCACGCCGAACTCTTCGACTACGCCGCCGAGCATGGGTACCGGGTCAGTCCGGGCGATCTCGGCGAGAACGTCACCACGAGCGGCGTGGACCTGCTGGGCCTGTCGCGGGGCACGCGCCTGCAACTCGGCGACGAGGCCGTCGTCGAGGTGACCGGGCTGCGCAACCCGTGCAACCAGATCAACGGACTGCACGACGGGCTCATGCAGAAGTTCATCGAGGTGGATGCGACCGGCAAGACGGTGCGCCTTGCGGGCGTGATGTCGGTCGTGGTCGCGGGAGGCGTTGTGCGTCGCGGCGATTCGGTCCGGGTCCTGCCGGTCGACGGGGCTCACGTGCCGCTCGACGTGGTGTGA
- a CDS encoding polyamine aminopropyltransferase, giving the protein MSTEQEAAADPVQPTRRWRALLLAAVAACAACGLIYELALLTLSANIHGGGIVATSLIVAGYVAALGVGALLVKPLLGRAAITFIAVETLLGVIGGLSAAALYLTYVFIGGSLWVLVVGTAVIGCLVGAEVPLLMTLLQRGRTAGATDTGRVLANLNAADYLGALIGGLLWPFLLLPQLGMIRGAAVTGMINLVAAAIVAVFLLRHIISARELAAALGVLAAALGLLATLLVRADGLETTTRQRLYADPIVAYERSAYQEIVVTRRGDDLRLYLDGGLQFSTRDEHRYTESLVYPALSESPRSVLVLGGGDGLAARELLRFPGIDRIVQVELDPAVIDLARTTLREVNGNALADPRVDVVVDDAMAWLRAPHPDVHPSGGFDAVIVDLPDPDTPVLGRLYSTEFYALVTRALAPNGRLVVQAGSPYSTPTAYWRTFSTIESAGFAATPYHVHVPTFGDWGFVLARRGADPPTPTVPAEAPALRFLDQQVLDAATVFADDQAPRTLEPSTLDRPRIVEDIRLGYR; this is encoded by the coding sequence GTGAGCACCGAGCAGGAAGCCGCGGCCGACCCGGTCCAGCCGACGAGGCGCTGGCGGGCCCTGCTGCTCGCGGCCGTGGCGGCTTGCGCGGCATGCGGGCTGATCTACGAACTCGCGCTGCTGACCCTCTCGGCGAACATCCACGGCGGCGGCATCGTCGCCACCTCGCTGATCGTGGCCGGCTACGTCGCGGCCCTCGGTGTGGGCGCGTTGCTCGTCAAGCCACTGTTGGGCCGGGCGGCGATCACCTTCATCGCCGTCGAAACCCTGCTCGGCGTCATCGGTGGCCTATCGGCGGCGGCGCTGTACCTCACCTACGTGTTCATCGGTGGTTCGTTGTGGGTGCTGGTCGTGGGCACCGCCGTCATCGGCTGCCTGGTCGGGGCCGAGGTGCCCCTGCTCATGACGTTGCTGCAGCGTGGTCGCACGGCCGGCGCCACCGACACCGGCCGGGTACTCGCCAACCTCAACGCCGCCGATTACCTCGGCGCGCTGATCGGCGGGCTGCTCTGGCCGTTTCTCCTGTTGCCGCAACTCGGCATGATCCGCGGCGCCGCGGTCACCGGGATGATCAACCTGGTGGCCGCGGCCATCGTGGCGGTCTTCCTGCTGCGCCACATCATCAGTGCACGCGAGCTGGCGGCGGCACTGGGCGTGCTCGCCGCGGCGCTGGGCCTGCTGGCAACGCTGCTGGTGCGTGCCGACGGCCTCGAGACGACGACCCGACAGCGGCTCTACGCCGACCCCATCGTCGCCTACGAGCGCTCCGCGTATCAGGAGATCGTGGTGACTCGCCGCGGTGACGACCTGCGGCTGTATCTCGATGGCGGACTGCAGTTCTCGACCCGCGACGAACACCGCTACACCGAAAGCCTGGTCTATCCGGCGCTCAGCGAATCACCGCGGTCGGTGCTCGTGCTGGGTGGGGGCGACGGCCTGGCGGCGCGCGAACTGCTCCGGTTCCCCGGCATCGACAGGATCGTGCAGGTCGAACTCGACCCGGCGGTCATCGACCTGGCGCGCACCACGCTGCGCGAGGTCAACGGCAACGCGCTGGCGGATCCCCGGGTCGACGTGGTGGTCGACGACGCGATGGCGTGGCTGCGCGCCCCGCACCCCGACGTGCACCCCTCGGGTGGCTTCGACGCGGTGATCGTCGACCTCCCGGATCCCGACACCCCCGTCCTGGGCCGACTGTATTCGACCGAGTTCTACGCGCTCGTGACGCGCGCGCTGGCCCCGAACGGGCGCTTGGTCGTCCAGGCGGGCAGCCCGTACTCGACGCCGACGGCGTACTGGCGCACGTTCTCGACGATCGAGTCCGCCGGCTTCGCCGCGACGCCGTACCACGTGCATGTGCCCACCTTCGGTGACTGGGGTTTTGTCCTGGCGCGACGCGGTGCCGACCCGCCCACGCCCACCGTGCCGGCGGAGGCCCCAGCACTGCGATTCCTCGACCAGCAGGTGCTCGACGCCGCCACCGTGTTCGCGGACGATCAGGCGCCGCGCACCTTGGAGCCCTCTACGTTGGATCGGCCCCGCATCGTCGAGGACATCCGCCTCGGTTACCGGTGA
- a CDS encoding DUF350 domain-containing protein — MHIAAIEFGTISGDYLAQNVVAAVLYFLVGVGVLVAGFVMVDVLTPGNLRQLVFVERRPNAVAVASGMYVALALVVATAIIASSSDLGQGLVDAAVYGIVGVVLQGVALVVLEVVVPGRFRDLITDERLHPAAIATAVALIAVGAVNAAALS, encoded by the coding sequence ATGCACATCGCCGCCATCGAGTTCGGCACCATCAGCGGTGATTACCTCGCCCAGAACGTGGTCGCGGCGGTCCTCTACTTCCTCGTCGGCGTCGGTGTGCTGGTGGCCGGCTTCGTGATGGTCGACGTGTTGACGCCAGGCAATCTGCGTCAGCTGGTGTTCGTCGAGCGCCGTCCGAACGCGGTCGCCGTCGCCTCCGGAATGTATGTGGCGCTGGCCCTCGTCGTCGCCACCGCCATCATCGCCAGTTCGAGTGATCTCGGCCAGGGACTCGTCGACGCCGCCGTGTACGGAATCGTCGGCGTCGTCCTGCAGGGTGTCGCACTGGTGGTGCTCGAAGTCGTCGTACCCGGCCGGTTCCGTGACCTCATCACCGACGAGCGGCTCCATCCGGCGGCAATCGCCACGGCGGTGGCGCTGATCGCGGTGGGCGCGGTCAACGCCGCCGCGCTGTCGTGA
- a CDS encoding DUF4247 domain-containing protein, with translation MSKGGLYLLAGALAIGGLVCLLLGMSLAAKDIRTHVAENYPAYSHGAEASSYECTGSPSEVADRLADYQRPEARATDRDVEYLRFDDDIVIVGPDNDRPCTIRVEDVRGSNYSGGAFIFLGPGFYPGAPAGGSGGSPGGPGGGK, from the coding sequence ATGAGCAAGGGCGGCCTGTACCTCCTCGCCGGCGCGCTGGCGATCGGCGGCCTGGTCTGCCTGCTGTTGGGAATGTCGCTGGCGGCCAAGGATATTCGAACGCACGTGGCGGAGAATTACCCCGCGTACTCGCATGGCGCCGAAGCCTCGAGTTACGAATGCACCGGGTCGCCCAGCGAAGTGGCCGACCGGCTCGCCGACTATCAGCGCCCCGAGGCCAGGGCCACCGATCGCGACGTCGAGTACCTGCGCTTCGACGACGACATCGTGATCGTCGGCCCCGACAACGACCGGCCGTGCACGATCCGGGTCGAAGACGTCCGCGGCAGCAACTACAGCGGAGGCGCATTCATCTTCCTGGGCCCCGGTTTCTACCCAGGTGCTCCTGCGGGCGGATCGGGCGGTAGCCCGGGCGGCCCGGGCGGAGGAAAGTGA
- a CDS encoding DUF2617 family protein: MPLHELAVSPTDVSGAGLGLALNAPAPPTLATWRIRHPDGGALQLGVLGASHVVTVESPKACFSEQVSCTAHRHGGDLPERAEAPGYQLESHMSTQDEPTFRQLARQLREYCARDPEWLGGAFPGDDAALTALCAQPDGAGWRWQTWHLYPQPGAGGTVVYTASRWAP, translated from the coding sequence TTGCCGCTCCACGAACTCGCCGTGTCGCCGACCGACGTCAGCGGCGCGGGCCTTGGGCTGGCACTCAACGCCCCCGCCCCACCCACGCTGGCAACGTGGCGCATCCGCCACCCCGACGGTGGCGCGTTGCAACTCGGCGTGCTGGGCGCGTCCCACGTCGTCACGGTGGAGAGCCCCAAAGCCTGCTTCTCCGAACAGGTTTCCTGCACAGCCCACCGCCACGGCGGCGACCTGCCGGAACGCGCCGAAGCCCCCGGCTACCAGCTCGAATCGCACATGAGTACCCAGGATGAGCCGACGTTCCGCCAACTCGCAAGGCAGCTGCGCGAGTACTGCGCGCGCGATCCCGAGTGGCTCGGCGGCGCGTTCCCCGGCGACGACGCGGCGCTCACCGCGCTGTGCGCCCAACCGGACGGTGCGGGCTGGCGGTGGCAAACCTGGCACCTGTATCCACAGCCCGGGGCCGGCGGCACCGTGGTGTACACCGCCAGCCGGTGGGCGCCATGA